CACATTATGGGTTGTATCATAGTGGGCTGGGTCGGACCCCACCCACTAGTCATCTCTAATGACAAGCCATCATGTTCCTTGTTTAGATAATGGCATTCCCCTATTCTTAAATTGGCTGAGTCAAGTCGGATTTTTATTCTATTTGAGTTAATCTTGATAAAGATTTCTATCAGATTATTTAGCGTCAGGTGATTATGGCTCTAGAACCTCAAGATGTTTGAGGTAGTATTCAATTGAAATACTATTGCAAATTTCCTTAATTATTGAACTTGAATCAATGGGTTGATATTCATAATTGTAGTTTGAGTATTATATTTATCTAAAGATTAAAACAAGTCTGTGGAGGAAATAATGCTTTGTAATTCGTACTCTGTATATATTACTTTTTTTAAACACAAAATAGGAGATGTATATATTAGGACTAGGACCTAGAAAAGACGGAGTATCATACAAAAATTAGCAAAAGAAGCTAATGGTCATGGAGGTACACAAAAGTGCTGCCAATCTGCCATAGCTTAGCAAAAACAGAAAACTAGCATTGGTCAAAGTGTAAGGATTTCCATGGAAGCCCAAATCAACCAAGGAGGCAACATCGGCAAGCATGTTAAGATCAACGCATTGTTGAATTTCATATCTTTTTTCCCCCAATTCTCAGATTGATTAGTCACCTCATTCAAATCTCCCAAAACCAACCAAGGGGTAGAAGGAGATCAAAGTTCATATCTTTTGGTAGTTGTACTTGGTGCATAAATACTAGTGATATGAACTTCAGGTTGTGAAGGGTTTAGCTTAAAAAGAGCGTGAAAGTAATTTGGAGTTTTTTCAGTATGTATGTAAAATCAATGAGCCAGAATTTGGCTTGTAGAACATCCAAACCCCTCCCCTGCGGCCTTCAGCAGGGACACCCAGAaatttatcaaaacttaaaTATTTCGCCACAATAGAGGCTTTTATCCTCACCATTTTTTGTTTCGAGAATGATGAAAATAGATGGCTTGTGATTGCTAATTATATCCCAAGCATAAAGAATGAAATCATTCTTAGAGGATCCTCTAACATTCCACAATACTAATTTCATATTAATAtctggaaagggaattggagaGTAACATGTTTCTTTTAGCTCATTGACAGGAATCCATGGACAGAAACTCTCTCAGTCCTTCCAATTCTTCATTTGGTCCAGCTGGAAGATATCCTTCATTGTTATCGACCGAAGCCTCGCCTGAATCTCCTTCTTCCCGCCGCCCCAAATCCTGAATTACAGTTGAAGTCCCACCACACTTTTTACTATTGTGTATATTGTCGTATGGTTTGATAGCAGCTCTAAATCGAGCTATATTGTCTTTGACAAAGCAAAGCTTGTTAAGTTTCTTGGTGGAGGTAGAAGAGGAAATAAGGGTATTGGAGACGGGAATGGTGGTGAAGGGAGAGGGAGATTGGAGTGAGCCTGGTAAAAGTTCAGACTGCAAATTCTGGTATTCTTGCAGCTGAAGGAGTGAGTTGTGCATCAAGGCTATCTTCTGGGGAGTTGGTGGAGTTTCGAGCGACGCCCATAGGAGAGGGTTCTGCATTAGTCTCCCCGACATTGGGTTAGTCGAAGGATCCAGATGTGATGTTTGAGCAGGTTGTGGTTTGTGAAGGGGATATGGTGTTAGAGACCTCCTCAAGCTGCTCACCATCTACTGTTGGAGGGTTTTGTTGAAACATGGAGCTGGTGGTGGTGAACTTGGTGGAGTCTCCGCATGCAGAGGGGAAGGTGGAGGGCTGGGAAATGGTGGTGGAGATGGTGGTGATGAGGTGCGAAGGATTGGTGGGAGTGTATTTTCTAGTTGGCGAGTTCGAGATGATCGCCTGGATGCTCTTTGTTTTCTTAGTCGGGGGTATTGTGGTTTTCTCTCCATTATTACTCTTTTTCTGGGTTGAAGTAAGATCAAGGTTGGGTGAGTTCATGGTGGTATTTGAAAACTGGATAATGGAAGAATTCGAAAGGTGACCGCCCATATTGGCCATTTGGTGGCTATATATTACTGGTTCCTCCGGGCGAAAGTATAAAGGAATTTGTATATTACTAGTTCTTCCAGAAAAGTAGCCGAAAACTGAGTTTATGCGGCTTATATGACATGTTCGCTTTAGTTTATATTATCTCTTCGTATTTTACACTGGAGACGTGTGAAGGACGATAAACTAAGAAAGTACGGACACGCGTCCCATGTTGGATATGTATTGGACACAGATACTCCATGCACATGTAAAAATATGTGTACGACACCCGAAATTAAGTGTCCggcttttttaaaatatttggacACGGGACACGGACTGGATACGTGGTTGACACATATTTCAATATTAGTCAAAATATCAAACTTTCACTTTCTTTTCTCATTTCTTTCAAAGGTCCAATGCGTGTTTGTAAGCCCACAAACTCATTATCAAATACTCAAACCCCTCACACTCTTTGTTGTTGTGGAGCAGCCGTCAATACTTCACTCTTCAGATCTATAACCCATCTtattgttgattttgttgtcTTAATTGGAAAGCATATATttgtattttaaatttaaaaggTCGATTTATGATATTTGCAGCTTCGTATGTGCAATTGATCAATTGTGTTACTTTATATTTGGCGATTGTAATTGACAAGTAAGATAAAATAGTTGGTGGCGGCAAGTTCGAGCGTGAGTAATGGTGTCCCGGAGCCTTTTGTGTGGGCAACGGGTGTTCCTTCTCAAGGTACGTTTGTGTCTCTGGTTGATGCAGGTTGGAAGAAGATCAGGAAGAGGAGGGGAAAGGAATGGGGTGTGGCGATAGCTTGGAAGGGTGAACGTCATATAGAATCTCATATCCAAGGGTGGAAGCGAGTGTGTGCTTCATTGCCCCCTTACAAGCCTAGTGTATTGCAATATATGAAGGCCTGAAAGGGGATTTTCACCATGCTACCAACATTATTATGAAGACTGACTGTCAAGAGGCGATCGATGCGCTTAGAAATCCTTGTTCAGCTGATATTCGTATCCAGCACATAGTCCATGATATAGCTTCTCTagcctcttcttcttcctttcatTATGTTGTGTTTATTAAGGTTAGTAGActtatgatttttatttttatttttattttgaaaggTAATAGACTAATGATTAGTATTAAGGTTGTGTGTATTAAGGCTAGTAGACTAATGGTTATCACTTAACAAAACTCAGTAGTTATTTCTTTGCAACAAACTAGCAAGTCTCTGAGAGCTTGATAAAACATCATGAAACATGCTTGAAAGCAAGAAGTTAATCACTGCATGGGTTTTCCTTCCGGTTAAAAAACAGAGATTCATATCCGAAAGCTGCGCCCACATCTTCCTAAAAAGTCCTCAAATCTTGAGGGTTCAAATTAAGTAAATGTTCAGCAGGTCATACAATGATGTATTTACACTGCACACTGATAATAGTGAGAATATTTGATTAGATGTGTATTTACAAAGAAAAGTTCCATTtgaatttgccaaaaaaatctGTAAACTATGATCATTCTTGAAATCATGTATCTGCAACTTCTCAACTTTGCAAAAACTTGAAACAAACAGATATTTTGGTTACTGGTTCTCCAGCTTCTTCCACAAGTAGAACGCCCTTCTGATGATAGGATCTGCTGAAAAACCTTCAGCATAAGCACTGATTGCATTTAACAGGGTTGTAAATTTCTCACCATCATCCTGTATTTATGCAATAAATATTAGGACACTCAACCATGACTAAACAGCTAATTTCTTCTCAGAAATAAACAAATCTAACAAGCTTAAACTCATACGTGGCGATGTTATACAGTAAAAATCAGTACTAAACAAAGAAATCATTCAAGTGCTAGCAAATCCTCCCTACATGTTAAACCTGATATTTCCCAGATGCATTCTGCAAATTTAACACATACAGGTGTTCACCGAGGTCAATCTAACCATCAATTAGATGCACCAATTATGATTCAATTAGCAACTACTTGACAGAGTTTAGTTTGCTAAAGACAGCTATAGTTGCAAAACAGATAACCTCATTGATGATGTTATACAAACCTCTGGCTTTTGAAATATCAGATCAGAGGTAGCAAATGGAACAAGGTACTCAGGAAGATCAGAACGCAGCATTGCCTGCAAGACGAAACTTATGTCAATAGAGGAAAATCATCATATGCATATAATTCAAATCATACTTTCACGAGTTTTTCTAGATTTTCCTTATTCAGAAAGATTAAAAGTAACTCAGCAGAAATCGGCATTCATGCTAAGACACTGGCATTAaattatacatatatacatgccCCAAAAACAGTGTTTTAATATATAAAGTTGTCAGAACAGAAAAATGTAAAATTTAATGCATGCAACAGAACATTGCCGTAAATGCCTCTAAAGAAGCTCCCACCTTGAGCGGAAGGGGTCAAAGTATACATATCCTTACACTTGCGATAACAGAAGGTTTGTAAACAAAAAGTAAAGGACATCCAAAAGAAGAAACAATCTAAGTTATACGGCATGTACAAAGTGTTATTTCCCATTAGTTCTCTGAACAAGATAGAAGGGAGAAatttatcatcagttgagaacgAAGATTATCCCCACACATGGAGCTATTCAATATAAAGAAAGCTTGGATGAAAAGAATTACCAAATTTTTACTCAACCGAGCGAGATCAGCACTTGATATCAGTGCCTGCACAGTCAAAACAGGAATGAAATGAATACTTAAAGATGCATGAATAGAAACCAAGTAAAATACAATCAATATCAAGGAAAACAAGCCCTTCATTATACGCCTTCAATATCAGAActcagaagaagaaaaagaaaaaacaagacATCCTTGTATCCATCAATAGGCTCACTGACTCACTAATATATATACAGCACAAACCAGCACAGAGTTACATTTCACATCTGTTGATTTTAGAGGCCTGCATACATTAGCTTTCAGTACACAAATTCAATAAAGGGACCAATAGTCTTTATAGCGGACCGTCTAAACATCATCTGTGTGCACCGCCATCTAGATTATTAAATAAGTACCTACTGAATACACCAGGGCACCAGTTCTCTAATCTAATCCCTGCTAAACATTTCCACGAGTGAGACCAAAAGGGATTttaaaatatgattttcaaCTGAGGATGATATTACTTGACTCTCTGAAACTACAGCATTCTAAACACCATACATAATTCTTAAAATAGTTTTGTCTGATTTCCTCTTATCCTTTCCAAGTTCCGTCCTCAATTTTTTGTCAACACACATAAAACCATGAAGGTTCTCGTTGTGTCCCAGCCACTACTAAAGAAACAAAGCATAAACTATCCTCCTCCGCAACAACATAAAAACCTTACAGACGCAGAACATGGGAACAGCACCAACATAGGAATGCATTGGAGTCTAATAACTATAAAGAATGACTACTAAAGAAACAAAATAAGCAAGTGACAGAAGCAGATGAGAAAGATTATCCATCTCCTAAAAAATCTTGTCTCGTGAAGGATTTGCAAAAAATTGTCTTAACTACACACCAATGGCAAAAGTATTTGCAGATTCATATTCTAGATGTCTTCTTTCATCCTACACTTGATTTGAAACACCCCAAAATAGTTCCTTGATCACCGACTTCCTTACTTTCATATCCTATTAGTGGATGGAACTTCAAACAACGATTAACAAGACACTAGTAGcagttttgattttctttttccaGAATTAATGTTTTACACAGTCTCTGATTCCACCACCCAAGATTATCTACATATTGTCTTTTGATACCTCCACACGCCACCTCCCTCAAGAACTCATCAAACCAGTAATTACACGATATATCTATGATTAAATCAAGAATATTATTTTGTCTTATACAGGAAGAGCAAATACAATGTCCACGTATGGATGAATGAATGCTGCCAGAAGCAGTCTAATCACCTCCTGCATTCTGCTTTAAACTAGCCAATCAACATACATATATCAGATTTACTTGCCTTTATCATAGCAGTCAAGAGAACTTGTACCTCTTTTATATGGCCTTGTTGCATTTTATCAACATTAGACAACAATTCTTCCAAAGAACCAAATTCTGTTATCAACTGAACAGCATTGACTTCCCCTATTCCAGTTACCCCTGTATTAGAAGTACTCAAAATTTAAGAATCTCATTACAAATCAACCTCCAAACTAAAAACAAATCCATTCATGACGTTATGAGAAGACTCTAGAACATTCCAAACCAACCTGGGATGTTATCACTTTTGTCACCAACAAGTGCGACAACATCAACAAACTGCGAAGGACTTAAGGTCCCATATCTTTTGGCAAAATCCTCTACACCAAATGAGACCATCCTACACAACCAGAGAATACCAAATTATATGAACAGCAGAAAAACTCGAAGGGCAATGGAAAGACACTTAAATAGATAGAAGTAATTAAGTTTGGAAAACAAATTTTATTTTGGGTACATGAGGTTAAGCGAAAATGTGAAGTTCCACTTTGGTGACCTATATTTTGGATATTCCCAATTTAGATACCTGAGATTCATATATTGATATCTCTTCAGTTCCTCCACCCACACAGAGCTAACTCCGCCATTTTATGGACAATGATAACCCAGATAAGGCAGGTTGACTGACCACGGATTGAAAAAAATAACAATTTGATCCAACTACCCAAATCAGTCAAAAGCAACTGGAATTTAGTTTATGAAtgaaatgttaaaaaaaaaggcCACCTGGTTTGGTAAAAGAATTGACTAGGTCAGTAAATTATCAGAGGTGTTAACTTTGTTTTGGTGTCGATGCCTTaagataaattattttataaacatCCGGGATCTAAAATGGGAATATCACTGGCAGTCCTCTGGGAAGTGAAAAACTATATAGATGATAAGAGCACCCCAAATCTCATTACACAAAGACATTCTGGAGTATGTACTCTAAGCAAGCCTTCAAAGAGATGCTAAATAcaaaacttttcaaaaaaaaaattaaattaaagaagAGTAACTGTTGGAAGACATCTAATAGGGGAAAATTCTATTATTTATTTCCTACCTAGCTACCCACAGGAGTGAAGGACAATGTAGAAAACCGATTACTATAATATCTTTCAAGTTTCAACCCTAATGCCTCCCAAAGGTCACACAAAAACTTTGCAACTGCTCCAAAGTCCAAAGTAGTCACTCGACACGAAAATCTTGAAGCAGTCAAGCAGGAACAAACATGAATGAAACATAATAGAGAAGGTATTCACAACTAAAAATGTAGACCAAATCTTTATAACATGAGAAAACTAATGGCTACTGGAAATACAAATTTAATCGAAAACCATATGGCAAACATGATCATCTCTCGGGGTATTAGAGGAAAGAACAaagaatttcaaaatcaaaataaaattaacactAACTCATCTCCACGCGAAGCAATCCGTAGAAGACGCAGGGAAGGTGACAGAAGCTGGAAGAAATCTTTATCTGGTGAGACAACTCGGACCTGTCATAAAACTAGTTAGTACTACAAGTCAGAAATGGGGTAGATTTCAATCTAGTGAATAATATGTATGCTAATAGCAAAAGTTGAGACTTGAAAATGTTTAAAGAGGCAGTCAAATTGCAATATGTAGAGGGAGTTTCCCTTTCACACTTTCATATAGATAACTTCATATTGTACACAACAATAAATGAGAGATATAATAAGTTTCCAGCTAAAACTACTCATGTTACTCAGCCATGCAAGGAGGTGTAGCTTGTGTTAAGATGAGGTAGAATATGCTAACCACTTATATCCTAGGTTCTTTTTCTTTGGCTCATATTCTTAGCTCTGTTTAGAATGAGTTTGATGCAACTCGGTAAATGTGCTTGTAGCTTGAAAAAAAGAGGACAGGGAAGGCTGGGATCCCCAGTGTAAGTTGGCTCCCTTTGCAATCTGATAAACGTTGGTAATGTGGAAGAAAATAAACCAGCAAACGTTTGAGGGAAAGGCTTCTACTTGTCAGTAATTTGAATTTCTTTCAAGATTCTAGTATAATTGGAGCCAAGTGTTGCATTCTAAGTGACTTGTTTAATTGTATTTGTAGCATTTACAGGGAGGGCATCTGCTGCAGTCCTCCTTGGGCTTGGGAGATAACCCCTTCAATTCACAAACCAATCACCCCGCATGCTATACTGCAGGGTTTAGAAAAGGTGTAGAAGCACATCATTTCATCCATAACCAATCTAGACAAACATACAGAAATGCGGGTAAAtgaatcatgcaattcaaactaTATACAACCCAGATTTCCAATCTATTACTCAACATCATGGTTATTAAACGCATAGCTAAAATTTGACCTTGTAACCAGCCTCAACACTCCTTAGAGAAAGAGTTCCTATAACATCATCAGCTTCAACACCTGGCACCTGAGttcaaaaaggaaacaaataagGCACTATGAAGAGATTTCTCAACAACAATACACATCTGCAGCATTAACTTGGTTACCTCAATTACTTTGATTGACATAGCCTTAATGGATGCCTTTAGATACTGAAGTCCTTGAACTACAGTATCAGGTGTAGGACCACGGTTGCTCTTATATTGTGGATACATGTTGTGGCGAAAATTTGTGCCTTCGCCAAAAGAATGCTAATGTTATCAGTCCACACAATTACTAAACATCGCAGATAGAAGTCATAGAACTCTGCATAAACAAAATTTAAATAACTTTTTACATCCTGTACAGAAAAATACATACTCCATTGGAAACTACTATTTATCTGATTATGGATAATTCTCTTTATGGGTCCATATATTGTTCACTGAAACTTGCACAATTACCTGCAATTGGCCAATTGCTCATCATTAACCACTCCACACCGGAGCTAAGCAGCTAACAAGTTATCAATGCCCACTAATCCAAGTCATCCACAAATATACCTCTCTTCTTATTTGGAAGAACACCCAATCCATcagacccccccccccccccgatcAATGTTATCGTAACATCAGCTTCCTCTGAAATCTAACTACAACAACCCTCGATCTTTtcactatattatttataattatatagTGCGTGATGAAAATACTCTCAAAGTAGAACAGAGTAGGGCTTTAACTAACAGATTGCAAAACAAGGGGACAGGTCAAGCATCATATAATTACGGAACGCCTCCAATCAGTCATTTGCACAAGAAACAAACCTAGCTTAGCTTAAATCAACATTGACAATACCTTCCCCCCAAATTACAATTTGTActacaattttatttttaaaaaaataggtGCAATGGTTGCAAACTTGCAATAGTTTTAGTACGCTCATGCCAAGCAATAATCGTGCTATTATTCTTATCCAGCTATGACAAACAGCAGATGAAGATAATCACGACTGCAAGGCTACATTTGACTAGAGGTTTGAACTTTGTTTCATCCTCGAGGACAGGTAAAAGGGACTACTTGGTGCCTATTCGATTACgtaattataagtttataactCAATACTAAACTTTGTTTCTGGTCCAACTGATAGCAGTAAAGAATATTAtttaagaaacaaaagaaaataggATTTGAAAACAATTTCAGAAATGTTTGGTAGATTTAAAGTCACAGAAAAACCAACAAAATTAAGATTTCAAATAAGATAGTAACAAATTAGTTTTCCCCCTCTGGCACACTTGCACTGCTTCCAATGCAACTCCGTCAAGTAGATGAAGATTTTGAAATATATAATGAAAGCATACCTTTGAACTTTACACTTTCTTTTGAGGAAATAGTAGTTTCACCAAGTGGAATTCCTGAAATTAGAAAATTCTATCAAAAGATGCAAAAATGCTTTCCAGCACATGATCATGATTTCTGCTTCAAAAGGCTAGTCTTAAAAAAAGTGTATTTAACAATATTGATTTCAGTTCACCTAGATACGGAAGTCGCACGTACAAGTTTTACAGCACACTATAAGCCCTGAATAAGTTCTATACAACTGAAGCTGATCGTTGAGGCTGATCATTGAAGAAATTATATCAATGAGATAAGCAGTGCCAGAAGGcacatttttcttttttgctcaaGTTTTTCCCAGACAAGTTGTGGCAACTAAAGGATTTCTAAATCAGAGTTCAAAATATAGCGAAAAATCTGAACTACATAGATAATAAGTCAGGTAGATGCCTTTGCTAGCTTTACCCCTAACTTCCACTCCATTCCAATCAACATCCCGCCATGGCCTAAAGAAAAAGTCAACACACCGGCATACCCAGATCCCTCACACGTTGCACtataatgaataaaaaaaagttgagaATAGCCCATAAGGGGATTGCTTCATTTTCTCTTGGTTGAGTGACATACATTATCAAGATCTCCATTCAACTCCAAGAAACAATAAGGTTCCAAGCAAAAAGAATTCTCTGGACAATTACTTTTAACAACCGTATTACAACATCCAAATGACGAGTAAATTCAAGAACATCTTCCCTTCTAGGTCAGAAATTGGAGACATTATCATCAGACTACAATGTGGTTCAGCTGACGGTGACATCTAATAAAACTTGACCAATTTAGTGTAACTTTATAGCAAGGTTGTGATTCTATTGTACAACATACATGATTGTCATCATGTTAAGACACTAAAAACAGCATGACTGTCCCAAGATATTCTAGATAGCCAACCCTttcaccctaaactcaaactccTGACTTATTTCCATAACCTCATCCACTGCCATGAATCACTTCTGGAAGTCTAGTAAAATAAAAATTCTAGACAGACAAAAAAGAGCAACACATGCCCCCTCAACAACAC
This genomic stretch from Spinacia oleracea cultivar Varoflay chromosome 3, BTI_SOV_V1, whole genome shotgun sequence harbors:
- the LOC110785426 gene encoding uncharacterized protein isoform X2, yielding MACYWLSHLHVYSRPTGCLGNKLLMYGVGRNLCKSYVYNFSSAFHVKEFSKLSYSSEQVIARLPHVFSASNMESFLQSEQRIGQRKFLHSVNPNVTAVSEAPSNGRVMLIDGTAVIYRAYYKLLAKLHHGYLTNADGNGDWVLTIFAALSLIIDVLTFNPSHVAVVFDHIGTNFRHNMYPQYKSNRGPTPDTVVQGLQYLKASIKAMSIKVIEVPGVEADDVIGTLSLRSVEAGYKVRVVSPDKDFFQLLSPSLRLLRIASRGDEMVSFGVEDFAKRYGTLSPSQFVDVVALVGDKSDNIPGVTGIGEVNAVQLITEFGSLEELLSNVDKMQQGHIKEALISSADLARLSKNLAMLRSDLPEYLVPFATSDLIFQKPEDDGEKFTTLLNAISAYAEGFSADPIIRRAFYLWKKLENQ
- the LOC110785426 gene encoding uncharacterized protein isoform X1, with the protein product MACYWLSHLHVYSRPTGCLGNKLLMYGVGRNLCKSYVYNFSSAFHVKEFSKLSYSSEQVIARLPHVFSASNMESFLQSEQRIGQRKFLHSVNPNVTAVSEAPSNGRVMLIDGTAVIYRAYYKLLAKLHHGYLTNADGNGDWVLTIFAALSLIIDVLTFNPSHVAVVFDHIGIPLGETTISSKESVKFKGTNFRHNMYPQYKSNRGPTPDTVVQGLQYLKASIKAMSIKVIEVPGVEADDVIGTLSLRSVEAGYKVRVVSPDKDFFQLLSPSLRLLRIASRGDEMVSFGVEDFAKRYGTLSPSQFVDVVALVGDKSDNIPGVTGIGEVNAVQLITEFGSLEELLSNVDKMQQGHIKEALISSADLARLSKNLAMLRSDLPEYLVPFATSDLIFQKPEDDGEKFTTLLNAISAYAEGFSADPIIRRAFYLWKKLENQ